The genomic segment ACAAAGGGTCTTCTGCAGCATAATCTAAGGGTTAATATTTGGTCTGCAACTGCATTGCATTTTTATCTAGTAACAGGGTTGGAATACAAAGATCATGTATTATTTGGGCTTCTGGATATTTTACAAATTCTGcaggaaggcagaaaataaactcagaaggtaaataaatattcataactTTACCAAACAAGGTAATATGGTTAAGAGTGTTCCCTAATTTATAAATCTATATATAAATGAGATAGATGCTTTGATAATTATTGTCATTCTAGTCAATAACAAGAGGGCCTCTTGTTTTAGGAGCACTAGCAACTTGTTACAGGACTGGCCTCCAGGCTCTATTAAGATTCCAAAAACAAAAGTAACGTTTTTGTATCAATTCAAAACATAAcctttctgttcattcattcattcattcatatattcaatCATTCATCTCTTCACTATGTTTTACTGGGAAGAATTATCTTAATTTTGAGAAGATatattttctgaatgtttttggtcaaatatatttatgaatatatgtaaCTCTAAGAACAGATTTTAGGAGCTAGTGTAGTTTGGAAACTCAAAAGTTGAGTATCTATGTACATATcaatttaaaatagctttattggtGCATGAAGCACACAATCTAAAATATTGGTAAAGCTTTTTTTGGAGCACGAAGTGTAGGAAAGCATCCATAAGTTAAAACATATCTTGTGTTTGAAGGtcttatttaaaatgattataaagtTAAATGTCATACAATGTATAGctgatagttttcctttttttatcaattttattttatttagttattacCAAATATTATCTAATTTTGATGTTCatgtattttgctttgtttttggtcATTATCTCTTAGATCAAGGTGAATGTGCTAAAGGAGAAGGgtaattataaacaaaatcaagaaatagGATAAAGAGGGTGGGACCAGGCATAGTTATATTAAAACCAGGGTAAAGAAATAGATTCATGGAAATTTTAGATAAACTCCATATGCATggaattttaaattctaattttaagTGAGTAAAATCTCTCTTTATGGGAAATGTGGGCTCATGATAGGTCACATATTTTCctccaagatttttaaaaacatccaaACTGGTCAGTCTTTATTCAATGATTGAATCTTTTATTTACCATTGATACAGTCAGTAATTATTAAGTGCCTCTTGTACACCAAGCACAATGCTAATTCTTACAGTAGCAAACTGTTTAAGGCACAGTTTCTGCAGTAGCTAGAATAAGACATGTGAAAACTTGTTACATATTAAGACCTATACAAATATTGGTAGCTATAAAGCATTCTTAAAGTCCTTACCAtttcttatttgcctttgagAAAGTATACACATGTGAACtaagaaaatttaattaaatttacaaGTTTTTTATACAACTCTACGCACATACATGTGCTAGATAATTTTAgagatagaagaaaatatagttttGTGTGTTGAAAAGAGTTCTAGATAAAATTAAGAGACCAGTATTGTCAATTTCCTCCTACCACAAACTTATAAATAGCTACACCTGGGTGAGTTActgggtttttggttttttgttttttttacatttaaacaaACAGTATACCCTAAATTATTACTAGGGTAATTAAATcctaaattaaataaatggattaCAACCACTGACTTCATATGACAATATCTGGCATCTTTACAAAATtactgagcctcagctttctATAAGattaaaactatttctaaaaattaagcaaaagagaaaagatatgGACTTTGTCTTTTTCTATTCCCAAGGCAACAAAATCACCTCAGAAAGGGTCCATACATATAAAAGGTGATGCCAATGTGCTATGACAATTGATGACTTCTGCTTTGAGTCCAATAAGCTCTTAAGTAaatataagatttttttcctctttaagaaAGATAggataataaatacatttatataatgaGAAAGATAATGGAAgattcccagaaaaatacagagTGTgtcaagaaacaaataaataggaGTTTAGTATGTTCAGGAAAACTTCATGGATAAGTGACGTTGAATAAAGATTGGGATTAGAGATGGGAGAGAATGGGTAGAAATAATTTCTGGCACACTCCATTCCAACATACTCACAGTTCAAGGGGGTTTATACAGCACATATTAATTCAGGCTGTGTAGTCTGAGAGGAAACCAACAGCCCCCTTTAGAACCTTTCCATGGTGCTCAGGTGGCTCtctttctgttaagaagtcttcTGTTGGCAACTCTGGTGCCAACATACCTGGAGTAGGCAAACCACTGTGTGTTCACATCATTAGCATTGATGCCATCATCTTGAGGACATCCCCTACCTCACAGTAGAATTATTTTTTGTGGGTAGAAGCAGGTGGAGTACTCCTTGACGAATCTGTTTGGTCTTTGCACTATAGATGATTGGATTGAGCACAGGTGGAACCAACAAGTAGACATGAGCCATGAAGATGTGGATGAGCGGGGAGGAGTGTTTGGCAAAGCGATGGACAATAGACAGCCCAATCATAGGCACATACAGAATGAGGACAGCACAAATGTGAGATGCACATGTGTTGAGGGCCTTAAGCCTCCCCTCACGGGATGCAATTCCTAATACTGAGTGAAGGATGAAAACATAAGACACAAAAATACCCATAGAGTCCATGCCCCACAGTACAGTGATCAGAACCAAGCCATATATAATGTTAAACTTGGTGTCAGCACAGGCAAGGCGTATCATGTCCTGGTGCagacaataggaatgagaaaGGGTGTGGGAGTGGCAGAAGGGAAAGAAGGCCAGCCGCGCCAGAAGTGGAATCATAGCAAAGGCACTCCTCAGTAGAGCTGCAATTCCAATTTTAGTGATAAGTCTTGGGGTGAGAATGGTAGCATATCTTagtgggtggcagatggccaTGTACCGGTCAAGGGCCATGGCCAAGAGCACAGATGATTCAGTGAAGGAGAAAGTGTGAATGAAAAACATTTGGACCATGCAGATATTGAACTGGATCTCCCTGGAAATGGACCACAGCACCCTGAAGAGTGATATCATTGTGGGCAGGGACATGCCCATGTCAGTGAGGGAAAGCATGCCCAGGAAGTAGTACATGGGCTCATGGAGCCTGGGGTCTGTTCGGACAATGTGTAGGATGGTACAGTTACCCATTATTCCAATAAGGTAGAGGAGACAGAATGGGATGGAAATCCAGTGGTGAAATTCTTCATAGCCAGGGATACCTGTGAGATAGAATGTGGAAGATAGAGTACCGTTGGCGTTTAAGGTTGCCATAGGGCTTACCGTTAAACCACAGTCCAACTTCTCGATCACACTCccatggagaagaaaataaaaccagcatCTGTGTcaggaaataaaacagataaaacttcAGTGCTCCCCTGTAACCACTCCTAAATCCATCCCcgcatttttgctttttctttcttcattacaTTACTGAACATTGTcagttaagtaaataaatactcattttataacaAGAATATTCTTTTCTGCTTCTTATATGCAGACCCACTGACATCCTATCTGACTATGGACCATCTTctaaagacactattaagaggaGCACACATACAAACTCTTCTAGATTACAGTTGTAATTTCACAATTTTCTTTAGGAACTTGCTCAGCCAGAATTACTGGTCTTACATTAccctttacaaattttttttatgaTTCCTACTgtgatttatatgaaatgcctttttctgcctgAACTTGATAGCTTTTTCAATAATACTAGAACACCATACAAGTAACCTTTATATAACTCAGGCAAGTGCTGGTTAACATGGTTCTTGTTCTTACTAACATATCTCCAACTATGTAATTGATAACACAGGCTTGGTCTTCGACTGGCATCCCTAAGAGTATAGTTTAAAATAGACTTAATTAGAAGAATTGTGGATTAATAGCATTATTTTAATAAGatacataattttaataaagtacaATCCCTCTGACTCTTATTTTAAAGGTTCAGAACCTTCTTCCTATATGTCTCAGAATTGATCAGTCATTTAGAAAGACTGGTTCcatccacaaaacaaaacaaaacaaaacaaaacaaaaaagcactgCAAAATGATAGATAAGGGTTgtggaaagaaagtagaaatacaCGATTCAAAGCAAAAACAGGATAAAACAGAATAACAACAAATAAATGCTCAAAAACAGTCTATTGGCATTTGACCTTGACACTGAATCTTTTCTATTCAGACCAAAAGTGTAAATATGTTCTCCCCCACTAGAAGATTCTAGTACTTCTTCTGTAGTCAAGAAAAACATCTCTGAAGTAAGAAAGATAAACGACTTCAAAATCCCACTTCATTTGCCAAGAATCCCTGCTCACACCAAAATGCTGTTTTTTGGAATTTACAATCCATGAGACAGATTACTTCCTGTTCTAAAATAATAAACTGACATCCTCCTTTCCTGTAAAGTCCATTTTAATGCTTTGGAACAATCAGTCTTCTTGAGTTCCATGCAGATAAGCTCTGAATGCAAGAGATATTTGCCTGGAATGCCTAATAATGACAATTTTCTCAGAAATGAAGAACCATAATCAAGAAACCAAACAAATAAATTACAGGTGTAATATCAGTCTTCCTGAATGTTCATGTCATAATCAGACCTACCCACATATGAACTGATACTTAAGACCCTGCTGGTTTCCTCaatccacctggcttttttccaCCAACAATCCATGCTTCTCCTACCCTGGTCTGCTTACCTCACCTGCCCTTCTGCACTTGGACTCACTATCATCTCCAATGCccatattttctaatattattcCTTCTTTTGTCGGTTATTTCCCCATTTCTCACTTACAATCTAAAGTTGAAAATCTGCCATCTTTTTATCTCATGGCTTAGTTAGTTCAGaccatttctttgattttataacCAGTCTCCCACtgccaagaaagaaacaaagtttaaCTGAAACCTGAAAGATGTCTGACCTGGAAGCCAGTTTGAAGCACCTGCAGTCACCTCAGTGACATTTACTGATGTTCCGCCATCTCCCTTGTTCTGCATCTCTGCAAGGACATCAACCTTACTCATATTCTCTTTCTAAAGCTCGCTTTTTAATTTAGGAGAGGTGACATTTTTCCCTCTGTACCAAAGTTGCCTCATCTgcaaattgaaaataataataatctggtCAGATTGTGCTAAAATGAAAGGGCGTATTGTAGGTAAAATACTTAGCATAgtgtattttatatacttatatacagTGACAAGAAAATAATGGCTGTGATGATGAAGATGACAGTGAGGATGatgacaataacaataataattatctGAAGTGTATTGGGAGGGAGGAAAACATGAGAAGACTATTCCTTAGAATAAAACACCAGAGTGGGCACCTTAGAAAAGTGACCTTGGCAGGctgatgggtgggaagtgagatGGGATGTCAGTTTCATCCCCCTTTCATCCAGTGAAGATACAGTACAGCCAGAGATATGAATCACTTCTtgattttttcttcattcttaaattCATCTGATTATTATACTGACCTTATCTATATACTTTTCATTCTATTTAGTGCCAATCTGCAGGGGTTGAGGGTGGAAACAGGGTCCAGGGAAAAATGGGAAGTCTCACCAAGAAAAGGTACAAAATCTTTGGGACATCAGTGAGTGAGGAATCTGAGCAGCCATGTTGATATTCTGGAGTTACCACAACATATATTCACCATATTCCATATATTTACTAGTACCTTGTCTGCTATTATTATACAACTCCTTATACTGTAGCACTGGTTCATCATCCAGTTCCTATTACTCCTGATACTATCATTTCAAATTCATTCACATGGCCTTTGGACATCTTCCACCATTACCCAGAGGGGAAGGATGGTGTTCATGCAGTAAGTTTATGAACTAAAAAATCTGAAggatttgtgtatggggtttagACCTCTGAGCTATAGTTAATGTCATATTAAAAATCACTGATATTTGAGATTGAGAAGGACCTTGGAGATTATCTGATATAACCCCAGTCTTACTCTGGAATTCCTCTTTTGTCATGTCAGAAAATAGTCAAGAAAAACACCTCTGAAGTAAACATTTGTAAACATTATGTCCATGGACACAGTGGACACCAGCAACAATAAAAGTCTAGGCCATCTTAGGAAGTCCTATCTGAAACATCTGAGTCTGATTTGAATTCTATGACAATGGGCATGAAGAGGTATTTCTATGAAAATTATGCCCTATGATGAACTGAGAATCTTTACCTTCTTGAAGCAACCTTGTGGTCTTCCTTTTCATACTCTGGGTGTCTACCTTCTACTCTTTTGTCTCTCAGCTTCCCCTCTGTGTTCTCCCATTACCTCCACCTTTATTTTTCCCAGTTCTCACATACTTGGTAGAATAGTTCCTCTTGACATTAGAGACCAGTCTAAATCTCAGAGCAAGAAGGATGAGTTAATAAGTTTTCCTCCAGTCCTTAGAGATATGAAGTCCCAGGATAAAAGTAGGACCCTGCATGTAACTCTGCCGGTGCCACCATTTCGGTGTATGGCCCTTCCCAACTTCCCTCTCCACCTCTCAGACTGTAGTAGGACACTGCAGTTTGGGAATACGGAGGCAGGAAGGCTGCAGAGATACTCAAATAGTTACTGCCTCAATGTCTGGAACAAATGATGTAGCGCAAATAGCCAAGACATGCTAGTTTATATCCAGGATATGAGCAGGTAGTGAAGAGTTTTAGGTATGGTGTATCCAATGAGAGGGACTTACTAAGAACTAAAAATGCAGGAACACAGAAGTGACTCTAGTTCATTTCTACTgttatatacaataaaaatgaaattcagttaTGTGATTTGCCTTCCTCAAAATCACCCAGTGAGAatatatggaaaatctctgtaccttccaaTATATTttcctgtgaacctaaaactgctataaaaataatgaaatctatttttaaaaattttacaataaGCATTAAAGCCAATGTTAACTACTGAAATCTGATTCTCCAGTCTGGTACTTCCTTCACTGTGCCGTAGAATTCTTCCTGATAAAATAGATACATTTGACATGACTACCAATAAGTGTTTACTCAGTGAATAAAACTTCCCTTTGCCCAAAAATGTTGACTATTAAATGTCTATTGGTGATCGAGCCATGCAGCATGGTTGGACTAATAGATAAGAAATAGGCTGGAAGTTCCAATTGTAATGTCAGTTCTGTTTAGTACagtaactactttttaaaatgtggttgaTTTTTCCAACTCTGATTTTAATCTAGGCAATATTGCTTTAATTATAACTCTGAGCAACTCTATCATCTATTTACTCAGCTCAGATATTGTTTACTGCATATGTCATAGTTTATTAATTTTCAGGCACAGTTATAATTAATACATTCGGTTGAGAACTGGCTTTCTCAGGAATTGATGACCACATAAAAGTTCTCATAAAGAAAATATACTCAGTTACCAAAGAAGTTCACCATTCACTGATACTCTATGAAAATGACAGACTATTTATTCCATACTTTTATACCAGACTACCAGAAAAACCCTCACAAGCCATCTTCACATACCTCCTTGTGAAACTGccagagaaatcatttgaattTACTGCCTTCACTGCTGGTTGCCTCAGAATTTACTGTACCTTAGTTTATTTGTTATTAGTTTAAATTACTTTGATATCACCTAAGTTTGACATGACCAAGGATCGTAAACTTAGAGAATTATCATTAGTGAATGCAAACATCCTCTTTTGCCATATGATCTATATATTTCTCAGGTATAcaatggaaggaaataaaataaaaaacaatttcacTTCCCACTGCCCAAGGCAACCTTAGGTACCCTTAAGTCATAAGCTCAATTTTGAATGATCCATTGTGATGGGGAGAATGTAATGGGCAGATGCCACATTTGTGACTATTGATAGAGCACCACCTAGACCACAGAGCTGGAGAATGGatataaatatgaagaagggcATGCTTCATCTATTTTCCAGAGCTCCCCTGCTTTGTACCATGACTGCAGTAGACTGCATCGACAGGTCCTTTCACTCTCTGGCTTCTAGTTGACTTAGACAATCATAGGAACTGACAGGAGATAGGAATACAGATCATACAGATGGGGTGTTTACTCACCTGGCTGCCTTCCAACCCCTCCTTTTGACTACTTCATGGTGGCTTCATTGCTCCATAAGAGGGAAAATCTCCTATCAGGTGTCTTTCTCCACACTGCCCTTTCCAAGTGCTGGTAAACCCTTTTTTCCCTTGCCACTTTAGGACAAGTGATCACAGCAAACTCCCATCTGAAATACTATAAattactatacatatatatacacacacacataccttctTGGTTTTCCTaaattttgtcatatattttcaGTGATTCCTGACTCCtttaaaattcttcaaattaTCCAGTTTGAACATGGCATCTGCTTCCTGATAGAACCTTAATTAGTGCAAAGAACTGCATGCCTCATATACATGTATGCATCTGTCTGTCACTTTCTCTGTCTCTGCATTTTTCACTATTGCTATCTGAAAGTTTATTATATCTTGAAGTTTTAATAGTGTAACGTTTGTCTTCATTGTTTTTTCACAAGAAGCCTGATAGTCATTTTTGGATTTATCAGgccaaaagaatattttttcccaagaaggaagtaaagaaaacaaagaaataaaatattttcatttattccatcTGATTCATAATCAAACATCCATTTGGTTATGATTTGGCTCACATTATGGAGAATAAAGTCTATTTGCCTTAATAGAAAGAAAATGCACCTAGATACCAAACCCAGTTCTACTGTATAATATCTCTGTTATCTTTGGATAATTAGTTAACTTCTCTAACTCTTGGTTTTAAGATGGAAAATTGGACTTCCCTTCAAACCTGAGTGGAAAATATCTCCATAAATTATTTGAATGGAATACATTTCCCCTTGCTAAACCTCCTGGCTCTAGGATTTTGAGATGCTTTAAAGCTAGGAAATAATGATAGAAACAGTTGCAATATATTTCTTGATGGGTCATGTAGACTTTATGAACTATTATGGAATTATTATGCTCCAAATGTGTCCAAGAAATTCTAAACACGTTATCttcaagataaagaaaatagatgCATAAGGCAAGAAATTAGGGAACTTTATTCCTTCTAAGGGTGAGCAAACCCAACACTTTTGGTGATAATATCCTTAGGAAACCTTGGCGAATCTGCTTTGTCTTGATGCTATAAATAATTGGATTAAGTACTGGTGGAACTAGCAGGTAGATATTTGCCATGGTTATGTGGATAATGGGGGAGGAGTGTTTTGCAAAGCGATGCACTAAAGATAGGCCTATCATTGGCACATACAGAATGAGCACAGCACAAATGTGGGAGGCACACGTATTGAGGGCTTTGAGCTTTCCTGCCGTGGATGCAATGCCTAGCACAGAGTGAAGGATAAAAGCATAAGATGAAAAGATTCCTACAGAATCTACACCCCAATAACATGCAACAACAAACAAGCCATACAAAATGTTGAATGAGATGTCGGCACAGGCTAATCGGATGACATCTTGATGTAAGCAGAAAGAGTGGGAAAGAACATGGGAGTGGCAGAAGGGAAGCGTGGGAATACGAACAAGAATAACAGGGAGGACAATCGAGCATCTGATTACAATGAAGACCCCAATGTAGATAATGCACTGTGGGGTAAGTTTGCTGGCATACCTTAAAGGATCGCAAATGGCAACATATCGGTCAAGAGCCATGGCTAGGAGCACAGCAGACTCCATCAGAGAAAAAGTGTGAATAAAATACATCTGGGCTACACAAGCATTCATCTCAATCACCCTAGTGTCAAACCAGAAGATTTGCAGTACTGTGGGTAGGGTGGAGATGGACATGCCCATGTCAGTGAGGGACAACATGGCTAGGAAGTAGTACATGGGCTCATGGAGGCTCTTGTCAGTGTGGATGATGTGAAGGACTGTGCAGTTTCCCACTATTCCAATCAGGTAGAACATACAAAACGGGATGGAAATAATGTGATGAGCATCCTCATAGCCAGGAATCCCAGTAAGGTAGAATGAAGCAGACTGTCTAACACTTGAATTAGAGCCCGTCGTGAGGCTGTCCCAACTAGCCATTTTCCAATCATAAAAATGTGGACtcatagaaggaagaaaaacacaaCATTAAAATAGTTAGCAACTTATTATTTCTCTATTAGGTCTTTTCTTGATTCTTATCGCTATGTAGGAACATTATACagtttggaaaacaattttgaaaaattatccaTAGTCAACACCCTCTTTCAGCATAATACagtttaatctttaaaatggtTTTGGTTATTATATTGTTATCTGTCAATCTTTTATCTATTGGTTCTGGATTTTGAGTTATTCATAGGATACTCTTATaactcttaaatttttaatatgttctTCTATGCATGCTACTAATTTTTCGATAAGCCAGTTTTTGTCCCattatagtttctttttcttttcttctttcagaagCACCATTGACATGATCCTAAGACATTCTCTTTACTCACTATTGTAGATAGGTGTAGATTATGGAGTCTTTATTCTCTGGGAAAATCATCCTTAAATCAGTGTCCAAAGGAATTGAGACTGGAATCTGTATGGCAGACTGGTCAACACTATTCAATTAATGTAACACACGTTTTTGCCTTTTTACCTGTTGTTGAAGTTCTATACCCAAAGTTTCTTACTTTGGCTGACTGGCTTTCAGTTCTCTAGGGATGAATATTCTTTCTGAGCATGAAAACAGCTGGATGTACACAGGTCAAGGAAATTTGGAAAGATTAGAAAATGACATTTCtgaattattatataaatttGGAATGAGGAATACAGGGAAATCAGGCTATTGGTAAGTTATATAATAATTTGTAATTCTAAATGTTTAATGTAAATCAGTTGTTTTTCTGAGAACATTTCATGTGCTTGCTCAAATAAATTTTAACCCCAATTAATATACAGAATTTAAGTGactatttttacattaaatagCTGGTAAGAGACCTTGTCTGTACCTCAGACACTGAGTCAAGAGCTCTCATTTAATAGCAGTGATGAACTGTCCTACTGATGTGATCGGAGATATTAGGTGGGAATTATTCTCTACATAATATTAGAAAGTGctatcatttttaattaataatcaATAATCAATGATTTGATTATGGATGCTGGTTGAaaatctgccttttaaaaaattctgtacagAAGCTGGTCCAAATCTAAGCATTTCTCTTCCCAATGAGCTCTCCTGCGATGCATTTACTCTCAATATATGAGCTCTTACCTCAGGGAAAATTATCACCACCTGACAAAACTCTATCAGTCTTTCCCTGTCCTACCATTAGGTTGATGTATCTTCTTTGAGCTAATGGACTTTTacatactttccttttttcttgtccTAAAATCAACATGTGTCATTTTGTCTGTATTTCTGAATCCACCAGTATTCTCATATTTCTCATGtactttagcatttcttgtttctattttctctatCCTCTTGCACAATCTAAATACTTTTCCCAATAGAAAATGAGTGAACAGATTatgcagagaaaatatttacagtgaaatgaataaaatgtacaaTCACTTAAAATTAATGCTGTCTTCACTTGCAAttgggaaattaaaaattaaaatggaatatgaTACAAAACATATacaatattttcaacaaaaaatatCAATATTGAAGATAAGGTTTAGTAAAATTTGGGTTAAAGGGCATCCTTATGCACAATTGGTAGGAATGTGAATGGTCTCAAATGCACAGGAAATCTGTGTAGTAAGCATAATtcctaaaaataatatttttggtaGAGCATCTTAAGTACTTGCCATCCTTTGGAATGATTTTCTATGTACATGTGGAAGAATATACAGTGTTTCTTATAGTAAAACTGcttgtaatagaaaaaaatcagtggtatTCAAAATTTCCTCAATGAAGAGTTGTTAAAGAAATGTGTGGAATAATTATATCATGAAATACACAGCATTACTTAAAGCAAATAAAGTATATCTACATAACTGAAATAAAGgatacacaaaatttaaaaaatgaagcacaaTTGAAGTTTTTCATTCATATagaaacatgtatgtatatatgtttgtgtatataaatatatatgtaatatacatattaGATCAATGCTACAGgacaatttttatatatacatataaaatataggcACATTTATATTGAGAATTATATAAACACAGAAAGCACAATCTAGAATGATATGTACCTGAATTAAATGGATGATGTATGTAAAGGAGTATAGATGGGATATAATTTATCTGTATCTGTTAACAGTACTAACCTGCTCAATGTATTCATGTGTTAACTGTACAGCTTAAGGTAGATAAAGAAATAATGCACAGTTACAGTTCtattcatcagaaaaaaatataaatcaagaaATTACAAATGACACGAGCCCTTTCATGTCTTGTAAAATAATGAATTCTCACTTCTTGAAATACCTTTCCCATATCTCTGCATAGAGAACTGGTCATTTATTTAATGCATGAAGGAGAGAACCCTGTTCCTTTGTTCTTCATGGTGTCACCTCACACATCAACAGCTTCAGTACGTTTTGGTTAAATCATATACTATTCATGCATCAGCTCCTCTGAGATTATTTTTCAGGGGACTTTGAACCATAATTAACACTCTTCATCAGCGTCCCTATGATATGCACACTTACCTGTCTTCTGTCACTTGTCgtattgtatatttctctgcatatctttctcctttattttattgCACATTGTTCCTTGGCACAGACATAGACCTTCATATAGTTGCTGTTG from the Manis javanica isolate MJ-LG chromosome 11, MJ_LKY, whole genome shotgun sequence genome contains:
- the LOC108402138 gene encoding olfactory receptor 51L1-like, translated to MATLNANGTLSSTFYLTGIPGYEEFHHWISIPFCLLYLIGIMGNCTILHIVRTDPRLHEPMYYFLGMLSLTDMGMSLPTMISLFRVLWSISREIQFNICMVQMFFIHTFSFTESSVLLAMALDRYMAICHPLRYATILTPRLITKIGIAALLRSAFAMIPLLARLAFFPFCHSHTLSHSYCLHQDMIRLACADTKFNIIYGLVLITVLWGMDSMGIFVSYVFILHSVLGIASREGRLKALNTCASHICAVLILYVPMIGLSIVHRFAKHSSPLIHIFMAHVYLLVPPVLNPIIYSAKTKQIRQGVLHLLLPTKNNSTVR
- the LOC108402137 gene encoding olfactory receptor 51G1-like, with amino-acid sequence MASWDSLTTGSNSSVRQSASFYLTGIPGYEDAHHIISIPFCMFYLIGIVGNCTVLHIIHTDKSLHEPMYYFLAMLSLTDMGMSISTLPTVLQIFWFDTRVIEMNACVAQMYFIHTFSLMESAVLLAMALDRYVAICDPLRYASKLTPQCIIYIGVFIVIRCSIVLPVILVRIPTLPFCHSHVLSHSFCLHQDVIRLACADISFNILYGLFVVACYWGVDSVGIFSSYAFILHSVLGIASTAGKLKALNTCASHICAVLILYVPMIGLSLVHRFAKHSSPIIHITMANIYLLVPPVLNPIIYSIKTKQIRQGFLRILSPKVLGLLTLRRNKVP